A genomic segment from Desulfonatronum lacustre DSM 10312 encodes:
- a CDS encoding TIGR03013 family XrtA/PEP-CTERM system glycosyltransferase, whose product MNRFHITLSAGDLALAFVAIHAGLVLRFGEVVQEKALATPEQIGAFVLIMLLSSIFVEMYSQPQEATARTLATRVVIGLTLSFFLLSALYYVLPATKYGRGVLFMALGIFGVLQYCWHLLLKRLDSVPGLAKRVLIVGTGPLAKQMGALVGCNSQEYVLAGYYNLECESVDIPREEIVPNGHGLFDLVKQLKPHQVVVSLAQRRGTSPLQDMLSCKISGVEVMDAPSFYEQVTGKLLLENITPSWFIFSSGFRINFLTRIIKRTLDVVSATLGLILTMPIFPIVVMLIKLDSPGPVLFRQVRVGQNDREFTLFKFRSMRQDAEEASGAVWAQQDDPRITRLGHFLRKTRIDEIPQLFNVLLGDMSLVGPRPERPEFVAKLKSLIPYYSERHYVKPGVTGWAQVRYPYGSSVEDAVEKLRFDMYYVKNISILFDLRIMVRTIGVVLFREGGR is encoded by the coding sequence ATGAACAGATTTCACATCACCCTTTCCGCGGGCGACCTGGCATTGGCTTTTGTCGCCATACACGCGGGCTTGGTGCTCCGTTTCGGTGAAGTCGTCCAGGAAAAGGCACTGGCCACTCCGGAGCAAATCGGAGCCTTTGTACTGATCATGCTTCTCTCGTCCATTTTCGTGGAAATGTACAGCCAGCCCCAAGAGGCCACGGCACGGACACTGGCCACGCGAGTCGTGATCGGGTTGACGCTCTCCTTTTTTCTGCTCTCCGCCCTGTATTATGTTCTGCCGGCGACCAAGTACGGCCGCGGCGTGCTGTTCATGGCCCTGGGGATTTTCGGCGTTCTTCAATATTGCTGGCATCTGCTCCTCAAGCGTTTGGACTCCGTTCCCGGACTGGCCAAGCGGGTGCTCATCGTGGGTACGGGGCCGCTGGCCAAGCAGATGGGCGCCCTCGTGGGTTGCAACAGCCAGGAATATGTCCTGGCCGGTTACTACAACCTGGAATGCGAATCCGTGGATATCCCCCGCGAAGAAATCGTGCCCAACGGGCATGGTCTCTTCGATCTGGTGAAACAGCTCAAACCGCACCAGGTCGTTGTCTCCCTGGCCCAGCGTCGCGGCACGTCTCCCCTGCAGGACATGCTCAGTTGCAAGATCAGCGGAGTGGAAGTGATGGACGCTCCCTCATTCTACGAACAGGTCACGGGCAAGCTGCTCCTGGAGAACATCACCCCGAGCTGGTTCATCTTTTCCAGCGGCTTCCGGATCAACTTCCTGACCCGGATCATCAAGCGCACCCTGGACGTCGTCAGCGCCACCCTCGGCTTGATCCTGACCATGCCCATTTTTCCAATCGTGGTCATGCTGATCAAGCTGGATTCCCCCGGTCCGGTGCTGTTTCGTCAAGTACGCGTTGGCCAGAACGACCGGGAATTCACGCTTTTCAAGTTCCGGAGCATGCGCCAGGACGCGGAAGAGGCCAGCGGCGCCGTCTGGGCGCAGCAGGATGACCCGCGGATTACCCGGCTGGGACATTTCCTGCGCAAGACGCGCATTGATGAAATCCCACAATTGTTCAACGTGCTTCTTGGAGACATGAGTCTGGTCGGCCCCCGTCCGGAACGTCCGGAATTCGTGGCCAAACTGAAGTCCTTGATCCCCTACTACTCTGAGCGGCACTATGTGAAACCCGGAGTCACCGGCTGGGCCCAGGTCCGCTACCCTTACGGATCTTCCGTGGAAGACGCCGTTGAAAAGCTGCGTTTCGACATGTACTACGTTAAAAATATCAGCATCCTCTTTGACTTGCGTATCATGGTGCGCACCATCGGCGTGGTTTTGTTTCGCGAAGGAGGTCGATAG
- the prsT gene encoding XrtA/PEP-CTERM system TPR-repeat protein PrsT: MSNKAILILMVLILFIASACGAGTKEELYAEGMKLMEQANYSGAIVAFRNALEKDQNYTDARYQMAKAYLELGRFDQAEQELRKVQLQNPNHPGITLDMARIYMHTDRLDQADAEAGKYIQAQPLSAEALVILGEIQGRLGELDLARESYQQALRLQPGSIPAHLGMAKIHLFQNQPEQAKQELEIVLAAEPDNLEALYVRVELLRNDHDPDLLLETYEKITRINPQDVNAFYQQGILLLDKDEIGKADEIAKTMERKFPRRPEGFRLSGLKYFKEQNYPEAMVSLQQANRILPTLDTNFYLGLSMHQVGDLESALSQFRTILDRNPDSIEARLMTAMILMQQHRLDLAQTEAEQIITRDQQNAMAHNILGSVLMAQGDHEQGMQALNRATQLNPRLADAFFKQGIFQLGTGQGREAALNFDAAIKLAPEQTTVRLLQFANLMQQGRMDEAYATMEQGMSGTAGDALLLNNMAAVRFAQNKPEEGLGLLEKAKESNPAYVSAYFNTAAYYQARGELERALSEYQALLSHEPDNLRGLLSAAGISVALGKDNLADEYFAAARRSNQPLAFLASAEYRLRKGQPDQAKDILDQGIAATDDHLALKEAKGRILMAQEEYDQAIALFEDIKTVQAESGMQLLVGAHLRKGDVQRAIEQCREMIALHPDSARGHLLLASIYETVHDLEQADEHIQAAMQAEPDSAQAYFRLGNLQARRGEMDQAMQTFDQALAVDPNFIPAIFARGNLLEGQNEISQAMEQYQRILRINANYVPALNNLAYLALKGHGGSKEEALQMAARAFRQEQNNPGVLDTLGLALLKNDRAEEGRRILERAVELLPDHPSVRFHMAMAYKMTGEPEKALEQLNKILENENFPELQEAREMKRELEGGSS, encoded by the coding sequence TTGTCAAACAAAGCCATATTAATCCTGATGGTCCTGATTCTGTTCATCGCCTCGGCTTGCGGTGCAGGCACCAAGGAGGAGCTCTACGCGGAAGGCATGAAGCTGATGGAACAGGCCAACTATAGCGGAGCCATCGTGGCCTTTCGCAATGCCCTTGAGAAAGATCAGAACTACACGGACGCCCGCTATCAAATGGCCAAGGCCTATCTGGAACTGGGAAGGTTCGATCAGGCCGAGCAGGAACTGCGCAAGGTCCAGCTCCAGAACCCGAATCATCCCGGCATCACCCTGGATATGGCGCGGATATACATGCATACGGACAGACTGGATCAGGCCGACGCCGAGGCTGGAAAATACATTCAGGCCCAGCCTTTGTCCGCGGAGGCGCTGGTCATTCTGGGTGAGATTCAAGGCCGACTCGGTGAGCTGGACCTGGCCAGGGAAAGCTATCAACAGGCTCTGCGACTTCAACCGGGCAGCATCCCGGCGCATCTTGGAATGGCCAAGATTCATCTGTTCCAGAATCAACCGGAGCAAGCCAAACAAGAGCTGGAGATCGTTCTGGCAGCAGAACCGGACAACCTTGAAGCGCTGTACGTCCGTGTTGAATTGTTGCGCAACGATCATGATCCTGATCTGCTGTTGGAGACGTATGAAAAGATCACGCGGATCAATCCGCAAGATGTCAACGCATTTTATCAACAAGGCATTCTTCTGCTGGACAAGGACGAAATCGGCAAGGCAGATGAAATCGCAAAAACGATGGAGCGGAAATTTCCCCGTCGGCCCGAAGGATTCCGGCTCAGCGGTCTGAAATATTTCAAGGAACAGAATTATCCGGAAGCGATGGTCTCCCTGCAGCAGGCCAACCGCATTCTGCCGACCCTGGACACCAATTTTTATCTGGGCCTGAGTATGCATCAAGTGGGTGATCTGGAAAGCGCTCTGAGCCAGTTCCGGACCATCCTGGACCGAAACCCGGATTCCATCGAGGCCAGGTTGATGACGGCCATGATCTTGATGCAGCAGCATCGCCTTGATTTGGCCCAGACAGAAGCGGAGCAAATTATCACCCGTGATCAGCAGAACGCCATGGCTCACAATATCCTGGGCAGCGTGCTGATGGCTCAGGGCGACCATGAACAGGGCATGCAGGCCTTGAACAGGGCCACGCAACTCAATCCGCGGCTGGCCGACGCCTTTTTCAAACAGGGTATTTTTCAGTTGGGTACGGGGCAGGGCCGGGAAGCCGCTTTAAACTTCGATGCCGCCATCAAGCTTGCGCCGGAGCAGACCACCGTGCGCCTGCTCCAGTTCGCCAATTTGATGCAGCAGGGCCGGATGGACGAGGCCTATGCGACGATGGAGCAGGGAATGAGCGGAACGGCGGGTGACGCGCTGTTGTTGAACAATATGGCCGCGGTCCGTTTTGCCCAGAACAAGCCCGAAGAAGGCCTGGGACTGCTCGAGAAAGCCAAGGAAAGCAATCCGGCGTATGTCTCGGCCTATTTCAACACGGCCGCCTATTATCAGGCCCGGGGGGAACTGGAGCGTGCGCTGTCGGAATACCAGGCCTTGTTGTCCCACGAGCCGGACAACCTGAGAGGCCTGCTTTCAGCCGCCGGTATTTCCGTTGCTCTCGGCAAAGACAATTTGGCGGATGAGTATTTTGCCGCGGCCCGGCGGAGCAATCAGCCTCTGGCTTTTTTGGCATCAGCCGAATACCGCCTGCGCAAAGGACAACCCGACCAAGCCAAAGACATCCTGGATCAAGGCATTGCCGCCACGGACGATCACCTGGCGCTGAAGGAAGCCAAGGGACGCATTCTGATGGCCCAGGAGGAGTATGATCAAGCCATTGCCCTGTTTGAAGACATTAAGACCGTCCAGGCGGAAAGCGGCATGCAGTTGCTGGTGGGAGCCCATTTGCGGAAAGGGGATGTCCAGCGTGCCATTGAACAATGCCGGGAAATGATCGCCCTGCATCCAGACTCGGCCCGTGGCCATCTGCTCCTGGCCTCCATTTATGAAACGGTTCACGACCTGGAGCAGGCCGACGAGCATATTCAAGCCGCGATGCAGGCCGAGCCGGACAGCGCCCAGGCGTACTTCAGGCTCGGAAACCTTCAGGCCCGCCGGGGCGAGATGGATCAGGCCATGCAAACCTTCGACCAGGCCCTGGCAGTTGATCCGAATTTCATCCCGGCCATTTTCGCGCGGGGCAATCTTCTGGAAGGCCAAAACGAGATTTCCCAGGCCATGGAACAGTATCAACGCATTCTGCGGATCAATGCCAATTATGTCCCAGCCTTGAACAACCTGGCCTACCTTGCCCTCAAGGGGCACGGCGGCAGCAAGGAAGAGGCCCTGCAAATGGCGGCCCGGGCTTTTCGCCAGGAACAGAACAATCCCGGCGTATTGGACACCCTGGGACTGGCGTTGCTCAAGAACGACCGGGCCGAGGAGGGGCGTCGCATCCTGGAGCGAGCCGTGGAGCTGCTGCCGGATCACCCCTCGGTGCGGTTTCATATGGCCATGGCCTATAAGATGACCGGGGAGCCGGAAAAGGCCTTGGAACAATTGAACAAGATTTTGGAAAACGAGAATTTTCCCGAACTCCAGGAAGCCCGGGAAATGAAGCGGGAGCTTGAGGGCGGCAGTTCGTAA
- a CDS encoding CAAX prenyl protease-related protein — translation MENKAWPRILPFALFMAVIGLEESLRFMDGRGWVVLGDVTFALLYPLKPLAALIALIMLRRAYTELRWADLKEPGSTLLSIVVGLVVFVLWINMDWSFGALPAPPGYDPSIFSHDTMRLTMILIRVASAVLVVPVMEELFWRSFLLRYIINPEFSKVPLGTFTLSSFLVCAVLFGLAHHFILAGIMAAMAYSWLLYRTKSLAQAILAHAVTNLALAAYVLQTGQWYFW, via the coding sequence ATGGAAAACAAAGCCTGGCCGCGGATACTGCCTTTTGCGTTGTTCATGGCCGTGATCGGTCTGGAAGAGAGTCTGCGTTTCATGGACGGCAGGGGGTGGGTCGTCCTCGGTGACGTGACGTTTGCTCTGCTTTATCCGCTCAAGCCTCTGGCAGCCCTGATTGCTCTGATCATGCTGCGCCGGGCCTACACGGAACTGCGCTGGGCGGACCTGAAGGAACCCGGATCGACCTTGCTCAGTATCGTCGTCGGGCTGGTGGTCTTTGTACTCTGGATCAACATGGACTGGTCCTTCGGGGCGCTTCCCGCTCCTCCGGGCTATGATCCGTCCATTTTCTCCCATGATACCATGCGGCTGACCATGATCCTGATCCGGGTGGCCAGCGCCGTGCTGGTGGTCCCGGTGATGGAGGAGCTTTTCTGGCGATCTTTTCTGCTCCGCTACATCATCAACCCGGAGTTTTCCAAAGTGCCCCTGGGCACGTTCACGCTCTCCTCGTTCCTGGTCTGCGCCGTGCTCTTCGGCCTGGCCCACCACTTCATCCTGGCCGGAATCATGGCCGCCATGGCCTACTCCTGGCTGCTCTACAGAACCAAAAGCCTGGCCCAGGCCATTCTGGCCCACGCCGTGACCAACCTGGCTCTGGCCGCGTACGTGCTTCAGACCGGGCAGTGGTATTTCTGGTGA
- a CDS encoding THxN family PEP-CTERM protein: MKKLFLLLASFMLLSFGGNAHAIVVTWDYALTGLFINAELVDGTPLPDGTTLEWGGGTAKSSLVIDPSEVSGSVDTYVGGGSIPNTFWADSVVLTHNNFVIQPPSLDFTTLLMTVMLKPLVPDQPALPTQMFTFGIDFTETPNVFGDIRDWDIFALLDGFPNFDFQYDAGDADGLQTYFVNVFPSTGGVLSGLQEPHASLAGVPVGTLGFVTPENESTALGFSFTISTLPFDVNPVPEPSTVMLLGVGLLALAGVIRKKMNK; this comes from the coding sequence ATGAAAAAATTATTTTTACTGCTGGCGAGCTTCATGCTGCTGTCGTTTGGCGGCAATGCTCATGCAATCGTGGTCACCTGGGACTACGCCCTTACAGGTCTATTTATCAATGCCGAACTGGTCGACGGGACGCCTCTGCCCGACGGCACCACGTTAGAATGGGGAGGAGGCACAGCCAAGAGCAGTCTGGTAATAGATCCGTCCGAAGTCAGTGGATCAGTGGATACGTATGTCGGAGGAGGGAGCATTCCTAATACGTTTTGGGCTGATTCCGTTGTCCTGACGCATAATAACTTCGTCATTCAACCTCCGTCCCTTGATTTCACCACATTGCTAATGACGGTTATGTTGAAACCTCTGGTCCCGGATCAACCCGCACTGCCGACACAAATGTTTACGTTCGGCATTGATTTCACGGAGACTCCCAATGTGTTCGGAGATATTAGAGATTGGGACATTTTCGCCCTTCTGGACGGTTTCCCGAATTTTGATTTCCAATATGACGCTGGAGACGCGGACGGCCTTCAGACCTATTTCGTGAATGTGTTTCCGAGCACGGGGGGCGTGCTGAGCGGGCTCCAGGAACCCCACGCGTCATTGGCGGGAGTGCCGGTAGGAACGCTGGGATTTGTTACTCCGGAAAATGAATCCACTGCTCTTGGATTCTCATTTACGATTTCCACCCTGCCCTTTGATGTTAATCCCGTTCCCGAACCCTCCACGGTTATGCTTCTCGGGGTCGGATTGCTCGCGTTGGCAGGTGTTATCCGGAAAAAAATGAACAAGTAA
- the pepA gene encoding flocculation-associated PEP-CTERM protein PepA, with translation MRSLRKTITSTILGLFLALFLIPGTASAFLNNWYLDLDGAGPLPAVQINEFLDIVGPAYIQSTFTSPTGGTFQEWGAFKANEHDGGASFAATDLGYLGYEVTSVFYATGTFALDGSFSFDPGGYLNVYVNSTPQFATTNGIYGANVGTLIGTFEVVGGTGSIDAAGVPNGQITTLLASTGLTPGYWFDSDMNDLSLTDPISWFIGFGTTNASWVANPSFTVVNEIVGDFANQLANYNNSPFNPANPTPTFDLLVSANGQFRVNVVPEPGTILLLGIGLLGLAAIGRGKLRKS, from the coding sequence ATGCGAAGCCTTAGAAAGACAATCACCAGCACTATCCTCGGCCTGTTTTTGGCCCTGTTCCTTATTCCGGGAACGGCATCGGCTTTTTTAAACAACTGGTATCTTGACCTGGACGGCGCAGGCCCCTTGCCGGCGGTACAGATCAACGAATTTCTGGACATTGTCGGCCCGGCCTACATTCAGAGCACATTTACAAGCCCGACCGGCGGCACCTTTCAGGAGTGGGGCGCATTTAAGGCCAACGAGCATGATGGCGGTGCAAGTTTTGCCGCCACGGACCTTGGGTACCTGGGATACGAAGTGACTTCCGTTTTTTATGCAACCGGCACGTTTGCTCTGGATGGATCATTCTCCTTCGATCCAGGCGGATATTTGAATGTTTATGTCAACAGCACACCTCAATTCGCCACAACTAACGGCATCTACGGCGCCAACGTCGGCACGTTGATCGGCACGTTCGAAGTTGTTGGCGGCACTGGAAGCATCGACGCGGCGGGTGTTCCGAACGGCCAGATCACCACGCTGCTCGCATCCACCGGGTTGACTCCGGGCTACTGGTTCGACAGCGACATGAACGACCTGTCGCTTACCGATCCCATCTCCTGGTTCATCGGTTTCGGCACCACGAACGCTTCCTGGGTCGCCAACCCAAGCTTCACAGTAGTGAATGAAATCGTCGGTGATTTCGCGAACCAATTGGCGAACTACAACAATAGTCCCTTTAATCCAGCCAACCCGACACCCACCTTCGACCTGCTCGTCAGCGCCAATGGTCAGTTCCGAGTGAATGTCGTCCCCGAACCCGGCACGATCCTCCTGCTCGGCATCGGCCTCCTGGGCTTGGCCGCCATCGGTCGCGGGAAGCTCCGCAAGAGCTGA
- a CDS encoding ThiF family adenylyltransferase, with amino-acid sequence MDREALTTTLQSLGINSAQTYRESAFSRNIGLFSPGEQERLAQVRAAIPGMGGVGGGHLINLVRTGFGRFHLADFDHFEPVNVNRQYGAAVPSFGRPKLEVLASEALAINPFLDLKLFDKGLTLDNLEAFLTGVDVVLDGLDFFQFEIRRALFNTARAMGIPVITAGPLGYSSALLIFSPLGMSFDEYFDVQDSLPAQEKYLRFAMGLAPSPTHIAYMDLSRVDLEGGKGPSLNIACQLCSALAATEAVRIALGKPELKPAPHFVQFDPYRQTLRKGRLIMGNRSPFQRAKILYVRRVLQATQRARPVVPKRPAMPGTAGGLSVDALTYLIRAGIQAPSGDNAQPWKFSRTTDAIDVYLNPQADESFFNIRQTASVIACGAAVENIRLAAGSLGLESAIDLLPPSENDNLMATIRLSPGACQSNRVADPLSNPLTDQIWNRCTNRRPYRKDVLPDWLQADLQERIQDIPGAGLHLLTTRPLIKRVARMVYLADRIRTEHQGLHEHFTSMVRFADDDARLSGDGLPLKNLEAGWAGELFLRLTKPWSVMRAVNRIGLGRMVAMHSAQAILASGAVGMVVVSGMEKRDFLQGGQALQRIWLALEHHGLRMQPMTALTLFHLRWKWEGPGSFSDTHQRLLEQVWQEIPGVFPDVDFQKQGLCMLFRTGYGPGIRHRTPRKDMRDFLLK; translated from the coding sequence ATGGACCGTGAAGCACTGACAACCACGTTGCAGTCTCTGGGCATCAACTCGGCGCAGACCTACCGTGAATCGGCCTTTTCCAGAAACATCGGCCTGTTTTCCCCGGGCGAGCAGGAACGGCTGGCCCAGGTTCGGGCGGCCATCCCGGGCATGGGCGGAGTGGGGGGGGGGCACCTGATCAATCTCGTGCGCACGGGCTTTGGCCGGTTCCATCTGGCCGACTTTGACCACTTTGAACCGGTCAACGTGAACCGCCAGTATGGCGCGGCTGTTCCTTCCTTCGGCCGCCCCAAGCTGGAGGTGTTGGCTTCGGAAGCACTGGCCATCAATCCGTTTCTGGACCTCAAGCTGTTCGACAAGGGATTGACCCTGGACAACCTGGAAGCGTTCCTGACCGGGGTGGACGTGGTCCTGGACGGCCTGGACTTCTTCCAGTTCGAGATCCGCCGGGCCCTGTTCAACACGGCTCGGGCCATGGGCATTCCCGTGATCACGGCCGGTCCTTTGGGCTACAGCTCGGCCCTGCTGATTTTTTCCCCCCTAGGCATGAGCTTTGACGAGTATTTCGACGTGCAGGACAGCCTGCCCGCGCAAGAAAAATATCTGCGCTTTGCCATGGGCTTGGCGCCCAGTCCGACGCACATCGCCTATATGGATTTGTCGCGAGTGGACCTTGAGGGCGGAAAAGGCCCGTCCCTGAACATCGCCTGCCAACTGTGCTCCGCCCTGGCCGCCACCGAAGCCGTACGCATCGCTCTGGGCAAGCCGGAGCTGAAGCCGGCGCCGCATTTCGTGCAGTTTGATCCATACCGCCAAACACTGCGCAAGGGGCGGCTGATCATGGGCAATCGTTCCCCGTTCCAACGCGCCAAGATCCTGTACGTGCGCCGCGTTCTGCAAGCCACCCAGCGGGCCAGGCCGGTGGTTCCGAAGCGCCCGGCCATGCCCGGCACGGCCGGGGGACTCTCCGTCGATGCCCTGACCTATCTGATCCGGGCCGGAATCCAAGCCCCGTCAGGGGACAACGCCCAGCCCTGGAAATTTTCCCGAACCACCGACGCCATTGATGTGTATTTGAATCCCCAGGCTGACGAATCCTTTTTCAACATCCGCCAGACAGCCTCCGTCATCGCTTGCGGAGCAGCCGTCGAGAACATCAGGCTGGCTGCCGGCTCCCTTGGTCTGGAGTCGGCCATAGACCTGCTTCCGCCATCTGAAAACGACAACCTGATGGCCACCATCCGCCTTTCCCCCGGCGCTTGTCAGTCGAACAGGGTGGCGGACCCGCTGTCGAATCCACTTACAGACCAGATCTGGAACCGCTGCACGAATCGCCGTCCCTATCGCAAGGATGTCCTGCCGGACTGGCTGCAGGCCGACCTGCAGGAACGCATTCAGGACATTCCCGGAGCAGGTCTGCATTTGCTGACCACCCGCCCGCTGATCAAGCGAGTTGCGAGGATGGTCTACCTGGCGGACCGGATTCGCACGGAGCATCAGGGGCTGCACGAGCATTTCACGTCCATGGTCCGGTTCGCCGACGACGATGCGCGGCTGTCCGGTGACGGCCTGCCCTTGAAAAACCTGGAAGCCGGATGGGCCGGGGAACTTTTTTTGCGCCTGACCAAGCCGTGGTCGGTCATGCGCGCCGTGAACCGCATCGGTCTGGGCCGGATGGTGGCCATGCACTCGGCCCAGGCCATCCTGGCCAGCGGGGCTGTGGGAATGGTGGTGGTTTCCGGCATGGAAAAGAGGGATTTTTTGCAAGGCGGTCAGGCGTTGCAGCGCATCTGGCTGGCTCTGGAGCATCACGGTCTGCGGATGCAGCCTATGACCGCGCTCACCTTGTTCCATCTGCGCTGGAAATGGGAGGGGCCGGGGAGTTTTTCAGACACGCATCAAAGGCTGCTGGAACAGGTCTGGCAAGAAATCCCAGGCGTGTTCCCGGATGTGGATTTCCAGAAGCAAGGGCTGTGCATGCTTTTCCGGACCGGCTACGGCCCGGGAATACGTCATCGCACCCCGCGCAAGGATATGCGCGATTTTCTACTGAAGTAG
- a CDS encoding efflux RND transporter permease subunit, with translation MNRIPTLVTRHPFISLILSLLFVAPFLAHLPHVQTVDNVDYFTLEDDPDVAFYDSIKATFGEDEFFVVAFTHPDLFTPPFLTLIVALTDQLGSIPEVREVQSLANVDFIHGEQDYFEVRPFLERIPEDPVELETLRRQALETPLYVGNLISEDGRTTAIAVFPQLSDTGDGSFRKRILEHTTVILEEHRDLVDEFHLAGWTVTNFSLSRYMKADVAVFIPVTYLFITLTIWLVFRNLRLTLLALANISVCTGATMGMFSVLGITLNNVTTIVPPLVMALALGDTVHIFSNLKTNVLRRSPDPARALESVLAKVIMPCFLTSLTTAVGFFSLSVSHVPPIKEFAYVAAAGMVFKFIFSFLLLPPLLLLCKPESIYFGQDRERRFGPALRRLVNAVQGYPRSISMIVALLVVGSVWAGSTIQVETNLLEYFKYSSPIRQSLDFVETRLSGVGTVDVSLKSQDKEAFLSPENLGVIENIQHFAETLPHVDKTMSFVDFLKDMNKAFHDEDAMFHVIPYSRELVAQYLLLYDSDDIDDFVTMEYDHARILIRISEHGSSGQAVFIDALRKFIDMMDRQGLEIRVTGRAVQDVNIIDDLVWGQIHSLAIAAAVISLIMFLALRSVRIGALSLIPNIFPLVINFGIMGALGIPLNTSTALISVVALGIAVDDTIHFLTEYNRRRADRMSIPDALREATLEKGAALCATSMILVIGFGVLLFSNFVPTISFGGLSAVVMVTALVGDLVVLPAIMLAFHRGRAEDGMGVRV, from the coding sequence ATGAACCGTATACCAACCCTGGTCACCCGGCATCCCTTTATTTCCCTGATTCTTTCCCTGCTTTTCGTCGCGCCGTTTCTGGCTCATCTTCCCCATGTCCAAACCGTGGACAATGTGGACTATTTTACCCTTGAGGATGATCCGGACGTCGCATTTTACGACTCCATCAAGGCAACCTTTGGCGAGGATGAGTTCTTTGTCGTCGCCTTCACCCATCCTGATCTGTTCACCCCCCCCTTTCTGACGCTGATCGTCGCGCTCACGGACCAACTGGGCTCCATTCCGGAAGTTCGGGAGGTCCAGAGTCTGGCCAATGTGGACTTCATCCATGGTGAGCAGGACTATTTTGAAGTGCGTCCATTTCTGGAGCGCATTCCCGAAGACCCGGTTGAACTGGAGACCCTTCGTCGTCAGGCCCTGGAGACCCCGCTGTATGTGGGCAATCTCATCTCCGAAGACGGACGGACCACGGCCATTGCCGTGTTTCCCCAGCTCAGCGATACAGGTGACGGCAGCTTTCGCAAGCGGATTTTGGAGCACACAACCGTCATCCTGGAAGAGCACCGCGACCTGGTCGATGAGTTCCATCTGGCCGGCTGGACCGTGACCAATTTCAGCCTCAGCCGATACATGAAGGCCGACGTGGCCGTGTTCATCCCGGTGACCTACCTGTTTATCACCCTGACCATCTGGCTGGTCTTTCGCAACCTGCGGCTGACCCTGCTGGCCCTGGCCAACATTTCCGTCTGCACCGGCGCGACCATGGGCATGTTCTCCGTGCTGGGCATCACCCTGAACAACGTGACCACCATCGTCCCGCCCCTGGTCATGGCCCTGGCCCTTGGCGACACCGTGCATATTTTCTCCAACCTGAAGACCAACGTGCTGCGCCGGAGTCCCGACCCGGCCCGGGCCTTGGAGAGCGTCCTGGCCAAGGTGATCATGCCCTGCTTTCTGACCAGCCTGACCACCGCCGTGGGCTTCTTCTCCCTCTCGGTCAGCCATGTTCCGCCCATCAAGGAATTCGCCTACGTGGCCGCGGCGGGCATGGTGTTCAAGTTTATTTTCTCTTTCCTGCTGCTGCCTCCCTTGCTCCTGCTCTGTAAACCGGAATCCATATATTTCGGACAGGATCGAGAGCGGCGTTTCGGCCCGGCGCTACGCCGACTCGTGAACGCGGTCCAGGGCTATCCCCGGAGCATATCGATGATCGTCGCCTTGCTGGTTGTCGGCTCCGTCTGGGCGGGGTCCACGATTCAGGTGGAAACCAACCTTTTGGAATACTTCAAGTATTCCAGCCCCATCCGCCAAAGCCTGGATTTTGTGGAAACTCGGCTCAGCGGCGTGGGCACCGTGGATGTCTCCCTGAAATCCCAGGACAAGGAAGCTTTTTTGAGTCCGGAGAATCTGGGCGTGATCGAAAACATCCAACATTTTGCCGAGACCCTGCCCCATGTGGATAAAACCATGTCCTTCGTGGATTTTCTGAAGGACATGAACAAGGCCTTTCATGACGAGGATGCCATGTTCCATGTCATCCCGTATAGCCGGGAGCTTGTCGCCCAGTACCTGTTGCTCTATGATTCCGATGATATCGATGATTTTGTCACGATGGAGTATGACCATGCCCGCATTCTGATCCGCATATCCGAACACGGCTCCTCCGGCCAAGCCGTCTTCATTGATGCCCTGCGGAAGTTCATCGACATGATGGACCGTCAGGGTCTGGAAATCCGGGTCACGGGCCGCGCGGTCCAGGATGTGAACATCATCGACGACCTGGTCTGGGGGCAGATTCACAGCCTGGCCATTGCTGCGGCCGTGATCAGCCTGATCATGTTTCTCGCCCTGCGCTCGGTGCGTATCGGCGCCTTGAGCCTGATCCCGAACATTTTCCCGCTCGTCATCAATTTTGGGATCATGGGCGCTCTGGGTATTCCCCTGAACACGTCCACGGCCCTGATTTCCGTGGTGGCCCTGGGCATCGCCGTGGATGATACCATCCATTTTCTGACGGAATACAACCGTCGACGCGCGGACCGGATGTCCATCCCGGACGCTTTGCGCGAGGCTACTCTGGAAAAAGGCGCGGCCCTTTGCGCGACCTCAATGATCCTGGTGATCGGATTTGGCGTGCTGCTGTTCAGCAACTTCGTGCCGACCATCAGCTTCGGCGGCCTGAGCGCGGTGGTCATGGTCACGGCGCTTGTCGGGGATCTGGTCGTCCTGCCGGCGATAATGCTGGCGTTTCATCGAGGGAGGGCCGAGGATGGGATGGGCGTTCGGGTATGA